One genomic region from Ornithinicoccus hortensis encodes:
- a CDS encoding LCP family protein, translated as MTIARRLGILVLVLCLGLVTACGDNDDNSTPTGTEGLAAPTTARRAPTVGTTTSDSAPTTRGSATATDDGSETSQSQPVETTEDERPADPTTTDEDDTDEETPGSAEELPEGVVTALVLGSDSRENDFSGRSDVMVLVQLSADREHLNLVSIARDSYVDIPGHGKNKVNEAYAMGGIPLARDTVSDLMGGLEIDFVAQTNFDMFIALTRWMEGFWVDNTHETRVTVESTGRQIVFEEGRIFLENTDGLIYVRERKTMPLGDLDRTERHRAALVGMMDRLVEIREEEPEKLQELLPMLYQNVKIDGDLTLEQLMTMVDLASDIDPENITSLMVPVSHFGMTDGGASINVLDSGRTKELGDALRRGDLSSYVDKYGTSYALTGG; from the coding sequence ATGACCATTGCCCGTCGACTCGGCATCCTCGTGCTCGTCCTGTGCCTCGGGCTGGTGACCGCCTGCGGTGACAACGACGACAACTCGACCCCGACAGGGACCGAGGGCCTGGCCGCCCCCACAACGGCCCGTCGGGCGCCTACGGTCGGGACCACAACCTCGGATAGTGCGCCGACCACGCGTGGGTCAGCGACAGCGACCGACGACGGCAGCGAGACCAGCCAGTCGCAACCGGTGGAGACAACAGAGGACGAGCGGCCGGCCGACCCTACGACGACCGATGAAGACGACACGGACGAGGAGACCCCTGGCTCGGCGGAGGAGTTGCCCGAGGGTGTCGTCACTGCGCTCGTCCTGGGCTCGGACTCGCGGGAGAACGACTTCAGCGGCAGGTCGGACGTCATGGTGCTGGTGCAGCTCTCGGCGGACCGCGAGCACCTCAACCTCGTCTCGATCGCACGTGACTCGTATGTCGACATCCCTGGACACGGCAAGAACAAGGTCAACGAGGCATACGCCATGGGTGGCATCCCGTTGGCCAGGGACACCGTGTCGGACCTGATGGGTGGGCTGGAGATCGACTTCGTCGCCCAGACCAACTTCGACATGTTCATCGCGCTCACCCGTTGGATGGAGGGCTTCTGGGTGGACAACACCCACGAGACCAGAGTCACCGTCGAGTCCACCGGGCGGCAGATCGTGTTCGAGGAGGGCAGGATCTTCCTGGAGAACACCGACGGCCTGATCTACGTGCGGGAACGCAAGACGATGCCGCTGGGGGACCTCGACCGGACCGAGCGGCACCGGGCGGCGCTCGTGGGCATGATGGACCGTCTGGTCGAGATCCGGGAGGAGGAGCCCGAGAAACTGCAGGAGCTCCTGCCGATGCTCTACCAGAACGTCAAGATCGACGGCGACCTCACGCTGGAGCAGTTGATGACGATGGTGGACCTGGCGTCCGACATCGATCCGGAGAACATCACCTCGTTGATGGTGCCGGTGTCCCACTTCGGGATGACCGACGGCGGAGCATCCATCAACGTGCTCGACTCCGGTCGCACGAAGGAACTGGGTGACGCGCTGCGCCGTGGTGACCTGTCCAGTTATGTCGACAAGTACGGGACGTCCTACGCACTCACCGGTGGCTGA
- a CDS encoding SDR family NAD(P)-dependent oxidoreductase translates to ELAAKAHLTVKVLPTLNKLLDANPHVSDLRDINLEDLLGRRVTQLDQGAISDQLTGKVVVVTGAGGSIGSELCRQIQRFNPERLFLLDRDESALNATQLSLKGRGFVDGDDLLLTDIRDAEAVDRVFTRIRPDVVFHAAALKHLPILERFPREAWTVNVLGTLNVLSASAANGVGTFVNVSTDKAANPTSVLGYTKRVTERMTAHYADSHAGRYVSVRFGNVLGSRGSVVPIFTEQIQRGGPVTITHPEVERYFMLIPEACELVMQAASMETDGDVLVLDMGTPVKITEVAQTLISMSGRRDIDIVYTGLRPAEKMSEDLYGAADRRVTSHPLVLSVAVPSLDPLNLQLVDPASVDDLVGWLRARSIPVENVIRQA, encoded by the coding sequence GAACTTGCGGCGAAGGCCCACCTGACCGTCAAGGTGCTGCCGACCCTCAACAAGTTGCTGGACGCCAACCCGCACGTCTCCGACCTGCGGGACATCAACCTCGAGGACCTTCTCGGCCGTCGGGTGACCCAACTCGACCAGGGGGCGATCAGTGACCAACTCACCGGGAAGGTCGTGGTGGTCACCGGGGCGGGCGGCTCGATCGGGTCGGAGCTCTGTCGCCAGATCCAGCGGTTCAACCCCGAGCGGCTGTTCCTGCTGGACCGCGACGAGTCCGCGCTGAACGCCACCCAGCTCTCGCTGAAGGGGCGCGGATTCGTCGACGGGGACGACCTCCTCCTGACCGATATTCGGGATGCCGAGGCGGTCGACCGTGTCTTCACCCGGATCCGCCCCGACGTCGTCTTCCACGCCGCAGCCCTCAAGCACCTCCCGATCCTCGAGCGGTTCCCCCGGGAGGCATGGACGGTCAACGTCCTCGGGACCCTCAACGTCCTCTCGGCCTCGGCGGCCAACGGGGTCGGCACCTTCGTCAACGTCTCCACCGACAAGGCCGCCAACCCCACCTCGGTGCTCGGCTACACCAAGCGGGTCACCGAAAGGATGACGGCGCACTACGCCGACTCCCACGCCGGCCGCTACGTCTCCGTCCGGTTCGGCAACGTCCTCGGATCTCGCGGCTCCGTCGTGCCGATCTTCACCGAGCAGATCCAGCGGGGTGGCCCTGTGACGATCACCCACCCCGAGGTCGAGCGCTACTTCATGCTCATCCCCGAGGCCTGCGAGTTGGTCATGCAGGCGGCCTCGATGGAGACCGACGGTGACGTCCTCGTGCTCGACATGGGGACGCCGGTGAAGATCACCGAGGTCGCCCAGACGCTCATCAGCATGTCGGGCCGGAGAGACATCGACATCGTCTACACGGGGCTGCGCCCTGCGGAGAAGATGTCGGAGGACCTCTATGGTGCGGCTGACCGCCGGGTCACGAGCCACCCGCTCGTCCTGTCGGTCGCCGTCCCCAGCCTCGACCCCCTCAACCTGCAACTGGTGGACCCCGCCAGCGTCGATGACCTCGTGGGGTGGCTGCGGGCCCGCTCGATCCCCGTGGAGAACGTGATCCGCCAGGCATGA